A single genomic interval of Mycteria americana isolate JAX WOST 10 ecotype Jacksonville Zoo and Gardens chromosome 20, USCA_MyAme_1.0, whole genome shotgun sequence harbors:
- the SMIM29 gene encoding small integral membrane protein 29, which produces MSNTTAPTAPGAAGDSLVGYVLGPFLLVTLLGAVLAAVMYVQKKRRFDRLRHRLLPMYSYDPAEELQESEQELLVEAEDTRVVPSWGGVSPHRPPRRDWKA; this is translated from the exons ATGAGCAACACCACGGCCCCcacggccccgggcgcggcgggtgACTCGCTGGTGGGCTACGTGCTGGGACCCTTTCTCCTCGTCACCCTCCTCGGCGCCGTCCTGGCCGCG gtgATGTACGTCCAGAAGAAGCGGAG GTTTGACCGGCTGCGCCACCGGCTGCTGCCCATGTACAGCTACGACCCGGCCGAGGAGCTGCAGGAGTCcgagcaggagctgctggtggaggCGGAGGACACCCGG GTGGTgcccagctgggggggggtctcgCCCCATCGGCCCCCACGCAGGGACTGGAAGGCCTGA